From the genome of Neodiprion pinetum isolate iyNeoPine1 chromosome 3, iyNeoPine1.2, whole genome shotgun sequence, one region includes:
- the Lnk gene encoding SH2B adapter protein 2 — protein sequence MSVYNNAEGADNWSEFCDRHARAAASDFAKAFCTYVNLNLPESARATLSHRDFLRKFVDTFCEHFETEFLRRSTRSPSYDTRLHHQASGNEADANAPNNQNNTRPPIRASSNEEFSDYSEQDGEPVSPKPVHKTFFRRLSFKGLKKGKGFFHKQQSDEVELSHSEHRRDKHSKAKLSKIVVECRKEGIVNCLIGENIDGTQKWEKCRLALVKAIGGYMLEFYSPPKAFKPRSGVFCFRITEARETTALEMPDHENTFVLKAEQNLEFVIEAHDSIDMRSWLATIKYCMRSAPTTSNAMGSTPGDSAANSAAHSSNSDGERVRANSASKNTRTIQDQHSLEEQGNPPELPPRLRLSNNSNLDLLYPSHQEIEELSGNDGDLDLSTSLREYRWFHGTLPRSDAAQLVLHGAANGHGVFLVRQSETRKGEFVLTFNFQGRAKHLRMTLNDQGQCRVQHLWFPAIHDMLEHFRQNPIPLESGGTADVTLTEYVVANPASRPAHHVTTGASSQQPQERRPATAPEPREVQTHGGPIRTRAESLERLEQQNIAEQQLQVTGSGSSGGRAVQNTYSFL from the exons ATGAGTGTTTACAACAACGCCGAGGGTGCGGACAACTGGTCAGAATTTTGTGACAGGCACGCCCGAGCGGCGGCGTCCGATTTTGCGAAGGCATTCTGCACGTACGTTAATCTTAACCTGCCGGAAAGCGCGAGGGCAACTTTGTCGCATCGcgattttttgcgaaaatttgtcGACACGTTCTGCGAGCATTTTGAGACGGAGTTTTTACGCCGCAGCACGAGGTCGCCCTCCTACGACACGCGACTTCACCACCAGGCTTCCGGAAACGAGGCCGACGCGAACGCTCCGAACAATCAAAACAATACCAGACCGCCGATCCGGGCCTCGTCGAACGAAGAGTTCAGCGATTACTCGGAACAGGATGGCGAACCCGTCTCACCGAAGCCGGTGCACAAGACGTTCTTCCGACGTCTTTCTTTCAAGGGGCTCAAAAAGGGCAAGGGATTCTTCCACAAGCAGCAGAGCGACGAGGTGGAGTTATCCCACAGCGAGCACAGAAGGGACAAACACTCCAAGGCGAAGCTGTCAAAGATTGTCGTCGAGTGCAGGAAGGAGGGAATCGTCAATTGCCTGATAGGCGAAAACATCGACGGTACCCAAAAGTGGGAGAAGTGTCGACTTGCCCTTGTCAAGGCCATCGGTGGCTACATGCTCGAATTCTACTCGCCGCCAAAGGCGTTCAAGCCGAGAAGCGGCGTGTTTTGCTTCAGGATAACCGAGGCGAGGGAAACCACTGCTCTGGAAATGCCGGACCATGAGAACACCTTCGTTCTCAAGGCTGAACAGAACTTAGAATTCGTTATTGAGGCTCACGACTCCATCGACATGCGGTCTTGGCTTGCTACTATCAAGTACTGCATGAGGTCTGCACCCACTACTTCCAACGCCATGGGCTCGACACCCGGTGATTCCGCCGCCAATTCTGCTGCTCATAGTTCTAACTCCGACGGAGAAAGAGTCAGAGCTAATTCGGCGAGTAAAAATACTAGAACAATCCAGGATCAGCACAGTCTTGAGGAGCAGGGAAATCCACCCGAGCTACCCCCACGGCTCAGACTCAGTAACAACAGTAATTTGGATCTGCTTTATCCCTCTCATCAAGAAATAGAAGAAT tatctGGTAACGACGGAGACTTAGACTTGTCGACCAGCTTACGTGAATATCGGTGGTTTCACGGAACATTACCCAGATCAGATGCAGCACAACTTGTCCTTCACGGCGCAGCTAATGGGCACGGAGTATTTCTAGTCCGGCAAAGTGAGACCAGAAAAGGGGAGTTCGTTCTGACGTTCAACTTTCAAGGAAGAGCAAAG CACCTACGAATGACGTTGAACGATCAAGGGCAATGTCGAGTTCAACACCTCTGGTTCCCAGCAATCCACGACATGCTGGAACACTTTCGACAAAATCCCATCCCTCTGGAATCTGGAGGCACAGCGGACGTGACGTTAACAGAATATGTGGTCGCTAATCCTGCCAGCCGGCCTGCACATCACGTGACTACTGGAGCCAGCAGCCAACAGCCTCAGGAACGAAGGCCGGCAACAGCCCCAGAGCCCAGAGAA GTGCAGACTCACGGTGGACCAATAAGAACTCGCGCCGAGTCACTGGAACGTTTAGAACAACAAAATATCGCAGAACAACAGCTGCAAGTGACAGGGTCGGGATCATCAGGTGGCAGAGCAGTGCAAAATACATATAGCTTTCTTTGA
- the Cdc45 gene encoding cell division control protein 45 homolog: MFLDNIQTEFYNEILGNRCLLLVNFDIDAICACKILQYLLKNDNIVYTLVPVRGIQDLVQAYEENCEEVKYVILVNCGGTLDIVELLQPDESVVFYILDSHRPYDLCNVYSESQVRILGQPDNEEKIPEYTEVFRDNSSDEEEEEDTDEDDSSVAAESRLSKRRRLNEEEIEKRRNRRLWDASRTQIMFNYTQYSYYGRSSAVIIYELAWKLSRDTLDVAWWGIIGATEQAILGKVESRVSVLETGNLQSHVSRLSHRVTDSEKQHATAVKLTYDKDLQLALYRHWTVEASLKHSVPTAVSLRLWSLRGENRLRELLAEMGLPLAQSKQRFSAMDLSLRHEFKQMIEKLASKYNVDSIVGASFTLQYGYRFKYCASDVVYSMLALLESTTKERLPQHCFLDALDCLSRKKKDVVERGIEKAKLMLSNIYKTAQGILEMKQVKNAGPFLYIVIQDGTLDTRLFAHEHALIMLAQFTLKAYVETSRYRNATKWPLIATAPFSEEDGTCLVVGIPPLCEDQPRSLFGRAFEQAAKNTSSYIEADYFDTTIIRLKIQERPKFFDALTALLII, from the exons ATGTTTTTGGACAATATTCAAACTGAGTTTTATAACGAAATATTAGGAAAC AGatgcttattgttagtcaaTTTTGACATCGATGCAATATGTGCATGCAAGATATTGCAGTaccttttaaaaaatgacaacATTGTATATACACTGGTTCCTGTGCGTGGAATTCAAGACTTAGTTCAAGCATATGAAGAGAACTGTGAAGAG GTGAAATACGTAATATTAGTAAATTGTGGTGGAACATTGGATATTGTGGAACTTCTACAGCCAGATGAAAGTGTGGTATTTTACATTCTCGACAGTCATAGACCTTACGATTTATGCAACGTCTATTCAGAGAGTCAAGTCAGAATCCTAGGTCAGCCTGACAATGAAGAAAAGATACCAGAATATACCGAGGTCTTTAGAGATAATTCT TctgatgaagaagaagaagaagacacAGATGAAGATGATTCGAGTGTGGCGGCAGAAAGTAGGCTATCGAAACGTCGGCGATtgaatgaagaagaaattgaaaaacgaagaaatcgAAGGTTGTGGGATGCGAGTAGAACacaaattatgtttaattacACACAATACAGCTACTATGGTCGATCG AGTGCTGTGATAATCTATGAGTTAGCATGGAAACTCTCACGAGATACGTTGGACGTGGCGTGGTGGGGGATTATAGGAGCTACAGAACAAGCAATTCTTGGAAAAGTTGAATCCAGGGTTAGTGTTTTAGAAACAGGAAATCTCCAGAGTCACGTTTCGAGACTAAGTCATAGAGTTACGGACAGTGAAAAGCAACACGCCACAGCAGTCAAACTTACTTACGACAAGGA CCTTCAGTTGGCTCTGTATCGTCATTGGACAGTTGAAGCCAGTCTAAAACATTCCGTACCAACGGCGGTTTCTCTTCGCTTATGGTCTTTAAGAGGTGAAAATCGCCTTAGAGAACTCCTGGCTGAGATGGGTTTACCTCTGGCACAATCTAAGCAACGATTTTCAGCCATGGATCTCAGCTTACGACACGAGTTTAAAcagatgattgaaaaattagcATCGAAATACAATGTTGACAGCATTGTTGGTGCTAGTTTTACCCTGCAGTACGGATATAGATTTAAATACTGTGCCTCAGACGTGGTATACTCTATGCTGGCCTTACTTGAGTCCACG ACGAAAGAAAGATTACCACAACACTGCTTTTTAGATGCTTTGGACTGTCTATCTCGCAAGAAGAAAGATGTTGTAGAAAGAGGCATAGAAAAGGCAAAACTAATGCTTAGCAACATTTATAAGACAGCTCAAGGCATCTTAGAAATGAAACAAGTAAAGAATGCAGGTCCATTTCTTTATATTGTTATCCAAGATGGCACGTTAGATACTcgattatttgcacatgagcACGCATTGATCATGTTGGCACAGTTTACACTAAAAGCATACGTAGAAACATCAAGATACAGGAACGCAACTAAGTGGCCACTGATTGCTACTGCACCTTTCAGCGAAGAAGACGGTACTTGCCTCGTTGTTGGTATTCCACCACTATGCGAAGATCAACCTAGAAG CCTCTTTGGAAGGGCATTCGAGCAAGCTGCTAAAAATACCAGTTCGTATATAGAGGCGGACTACTTCGATACAACAA TAATAAGACTGAAGATTCAAGAGCGGCCAAAGTTCTTTGATGCATTGACAGCGCTCCTGATTATATAA
- the LOC124214592 gene encoding 18S rRNA (guanine-N(7))-methyltransferase gives MSRRPEHSAPPEVFYNEVEAQKYTQNSRMMDIQVQMCERAIELLLLPEDEPCLLLDIGCGSGLSGSVLEDQGHTWIGIDISPAMLNVAKEREVEGDLILSDMGQGVPFRAGSFDGAVSISALQWLCNADKTSHNPVKRLYQFFSSVFASLGRTARAVFQFYPENSDQIELVTTQATKAGFFGGIVVDFPNSTKAKKFFLVLMTGGAMPLPKALGTGDDNTVVNYASKRERTMKVRGKALKKSREWILEKKERRRRQGKEVRDNSKYTGRKRSGRF, from the exons ATGTCTAGACGACCAGAGCATTCGGCACCGCCTGAAGTG TTCTACAATGAAGTGGAAGCACAGAAATACACACAGAA TTCTCGGATGATGGATATTCAAGTTCAAATGTGCGAACGAGCCATTGAATTGCTGTTGTTACCTGAAGACGAGCCATGCCTTCTTCTTGACATTGGTTGTGGATCTGGACTTAGCGGAAGCGTATTAGAAGACCAAGGCCACACGTGGATCGGTATCGATATATCTCCTGCAATGTTGA ACGTAGCTAAAGAACGGGAGGTTGAGGGTGATCTTATTCTGAGTGATATGGGACAAGGGGTGCCTTTTAGAGCTGGCAGCTTTGATGGAGCTGTGAGCATATCTGCGTTACAGTGGCTTTGCAATGCTGACAAAACTTCACATAATCCAGTCAAACGACTGTATCAGTTCTTTTCCTCCGTTTTCGCTTCATTAGGAAGGACAGCTAGAGCtgtctttcaattttatccaGAAAATAGCGACCAGATTGAGTTGGTCACAACGCAAGCGACCAAAGCTGGGTTCTTTGGTGGTATAGTTGTTGATTTTCCAAACAGTACCAAGgctaaaaaattctttctagTTCTGATGACTGGTGGCGCAATGCCTCTTCCTAAGGCATTGGGAACTGGTGATGATAATACTGTAGTGAATTACGCGTCAAAAAG GGAGCGAACTATGAAGGTACGCGGAAAGGCACTAAAGAAAAGTAGAGAGTGGATtttggaaaagaaagagagaagacgGAGACAGGGTAAGGAGGTCAGagataattcaaaatatacgGGCCGAAAGAGGAGTGGTCGGTTCTGA
- the mRpL46 gene encoding large ribosomal subunit protein mL46 isoform X2, producing MYSAFMRLEARSTSTTSKTISEAKGKWDLVSAVCVERHPVISKPLKDIETKFQHYLDELEFENSMKSDHELRHEKDKEIQEQIKSGTGEIDMDAIKQTAQDFEDASLDELNKFQFASRTTEADKKNDLTSLDRKLDKNLVLLVQQQVGEKIFWIPPQGVRKDGETLRQTAERVLKETCGETLNVKFYGNAPCGFYKYKYPQTLRETGVIGAKIFYYQAKYLKGSLASQAKYQWLDREELENTLPVPLKKSVTQFLIDED from the exons CTTTTATGCGCCTCGAAGCTCGCAGTACGTCTACGACCAGCAAGACAATATCAGAAGCAAAAGGAAAATGGGACCTAGTTAGCGCTGTGTGTGTTGAAAGACACCCAGTGATTTCCAAACCTTTGAAGGATATAGAAACAAAGTTCCAACACTACCTTGATGAACTGGAATTTGAGAATAGTATGAAATCCGACCACGAACTAAGGCAtgaaaaagataaagaaatACAGGAACAAATCAAGTCAGGCACCGGTGAAATCGACATGGATGCAATAAAACAAACCGCACAAGATTTTGAAGATGCTTCTTTAGACGAACTAAACAAATTCCAATTTGCATCTAGGACTACTG AGGCAGACAAGAAGAATGACTTAACATCGTTGGACCGCAagttggataaaaatttggtATTGCTAGTACAACAGCAAGTGGGTGAGAAGATTTTCTGGATTCCTCCACAAGGTGTTAGAAAAGATGGGGAGACATTGCGACAA acaGCAGAAAGAGTGCTGAAAGAAACCTGTGGTGAAACACTGAACGTCAAGTTTTATGGAAATGCACCGTGTGGTTTTTACAAGTATAAATACCCTCAAACATTAAGAGAAACAGGTGTGATAGgggcaaaaatattttattatcaagCAAAATATTTAAAAGGTAGTTTAGCGTCCCAAGCAAAATATCAGTGGTTAGATCGTGAGGAACTGGAGAACACACTGCCAGTtcctttaaaaaaaagtgtaactCAATTTCTGATAGATGAAGACTGA
- the mRpL46 gene encoding large ribosomal subunit protein mL46 isoform X1, with product MFKRSLHLCAKSTINSLSTFMRLEARSTSTTSKTISEAKGKWDLVSAVCVERHPVISKPLKDIETKFQHYLDELEFENSMKSDHELRHEKDKEIQEQIKSGTGEIDMDAIKQTAQDFEDASLDELNKFQFASRTTEADKKNDLTSLDRKLDKNLVLLVQQQVGEKIFWIPPQGVRKDGETLRQTAERVLKETCGETLNVKFYGNAPCGFYKYKYPQTLRETGVIGAKIFYYQAKYLKGSLASQAKYQWLDREELENTLPVPLKKSVTQFLIDED from the exons ATGTTTAAACGCTCGTTACATTTGTGCGCCAAATCAACTATCAATTCCCTAAGCA CTTTTATGCGCCTCGAAGCTCGCAGTACGTCTACGACCAGCAAGACAATATCAGAAGCAAAAGGAAAATGGGACCTAGTTAGCGCTGTGTGTGTTGAAAGACACCCAGTGATTTCCAAACCTTTGAAGGATATAGAAACAAAGTTCCAACACTACCTTGATGAACTGGAATTTGAGAATAGTATGAAATCCGACCACGAACTAAGGCAtgaaaaagataaagaaatACAGGAACAAATCAAGTCAGGCACCGGTGAAATCGACATGGATGCAATAAAACAAACCGCACAAGATTTTGAAGATGCTTCTTTAGACGAACTAAACAAATTCCAATTTGCATCTAGGACTACTG AGGCAGACAAGAAGAATGACTTAACATCGTTGGACCGCAagttggataaaaatttggtATTGCTAGTACAACAGCAAGTGGGTGAGAAGATTTTCTGGATTCCTCCACAAGGTGTTAGAAAAGATGGGGAGACATTGCGACAA acaGCAGAAAGAGTGCTGAAAGAAACCTGTGGTGAAACACTGAACGTCAAGTTTTATGGAAATGCACCGTGTGGTTTTTACAAGTATAAATACCCTCAAACATTAAGAGAAACAGGTGTGATAGgggcaaaaatattttattatcaagCAAAATATTTAAAAGGTAGTTTAGCGTCCCAAGCAAAATATCAGTGGTTAGATCGTGAGGAACTGGAGAACACACTGCCAGTtcctttaaaaaaaagtgtaactCAATTTCTGATAGATGAAGACTGA